A stretch of the Poseidonibacter parvus genome encodes the following:
- a CDS encoding DUF695 domain-containing protein yields MQEYWELYMKNLEGKAALIQFNAGISMDMEELEFTHQTVGFVKAKLKDATAKGFISEKEEPEILFMEDKLESAMLKFRIGKYVGRIVSDGYVTFLYYLQFTYNWPDFIEYALNEHTSYEISNGHSHDSDWNYYKKLLYPTAKEWQIIQNHKVCDNLKEQGDNLQTPRAIEHKVYYKNEETKESLIQALEKEGFKIKKEIENEEGVKGLDFYRLDKPFYHDIDDLTLNLIEIAEFYEAQYDGWETSVVKSVMKQGI; encoded by the coding sequence ATGCAAGAATATTGGGAATTATATATGAAAAACTTAGAAGGAAAGGCTGCACTTATACAGTTTAATGCAGGTATTTCTATGGATATGGAAGAATTAGAATTTACTCACCAAACAGTAGGATTTGTGAAAGCAAAACTAAAAGATGCAACTGCAAAAGGTTTTATTTCTGAAAAAGAAGAACCTGAAATACTTTTTATGGAAGACAAACTTGAATCAGCTATGCTTAAATTTCGTATTGGGAAATATGTAGGACGTATTGTTTCAGATGGTTATGTTACCTTCTTATATTATTTACAATTTACTTATAATTGGCCAGATTTTATAGAATATGCTTTAAATGAGCATACTTCATATGAGATAAGTAATGGACATAGTCATGATTCAGATTGGAACTATTATAAAAAGTTATTGTACCCAACAGCAAAAGAATGGCAAATTATACAAAATCATAAAGTATGTGATAATTTAAAAGAACAAGGTGATAACTTACAAACTCCTAGAGCCATTGAGCATAAAGTTTATTATAAAAATGAAGAAACCAAAGAATCTTTAATACAAGCCTTAGAGAAAGAAGGTTTTAAAATTAAAAAAGAAATAGAAAATGAAGAAGGTGTTAAAGGTTTAGATTTCTATCGTTTAGATAAACCTTTTTATCATGATATTGATGATTTGACATTAAACTTAATAGAAATAGCAGAATTTTATGAAGCTCAATATGATGGTTGGGAAACTAGTGTTGTAAAATCAGTAATGAAGCAAGGTATTTAA
- a CDS encoding response regulator transcription factor produces MKLLFVEDDIEIRENLRFYLKSIFREVIEVSNGKEALKEYYNCTPDIILLDINIPKLNGIEVAKEIRERDNKTVIIILTAHDDRDILIQAIELKLTKYLLKPVSRNVLKQTLIKAISDVKEIQNIDLMYDYKWNLKNKILKHKNEIIKLTNNEIKLFNRYCNNTQEMFSNEDLSSLLYEDEEYNENKVRMFLKRFRKNINPELIINIYGLGYRFNYFESKLNN; encoded by the coding sequence ATGAAATTATTATTTGTAGAAGATGATATTGAAATTAGAGAAAATCTCAGATTCTATTTAAAATCAATTTTTAGAGAAGTTATTGAGGTATCTAATGGAAAAGAGGCTCTAAAGGAGTATTATAATTGTACTCCTGACATAATATTATTAGATATAAATATTCCAAAGTTAAATGGGATTGAAGTTGCAAAAGAAATAAGAGAAAGAGATAATAAAACAGTTATTATAATTTTAACTGCACATGATGATAGAGATATTCTTATCCAAGCTATTGAACTAAAACTTACAAAATATTTATTGAAACCTGTATCAAGAAATGTGTTAAAGCAGACTCTAATAAAAGCAATATCTGATGTTAAAGAAATTCAAAATATTGATTTAATGTATGATTACAAATGGAATTTAAAAAATAAGATATTAAAACATAAGAATGAAATTATAAAATTGACAAATAATGAAATAAAATTATTTAATAGATATTGTAATAATACGCAAGAAATGTTTAGCAATGAAGACTTATCCTCTCTTTTATATGAAGATGAAGAGTACAACGAAAATAAAGTAAGAATGTTTTTAAAAAGATTTAGAAAAAATATAAATCCTGAATTAATAATAAATATTTACGGATTAGGTTATAGATTTAATTATTTTGAAAGTAAACTAAATAATTAA
- a CDS encoding hydrogenase maturation protease produces MVIVGIGNILQKDDGLGVYAATYLQENYTFSQNIKIINGGVEGIHLYNVLEDNTHIVILDCLQLNDTPASIYAIPAKEISGYGLNNGGAHEIGILQCMDMMELQGKEIPESIVIGIIPARVTFEFGLSQELLDAFEGYISVVLQYLKKQGIEATKVSSHTTLHQIIDKAKDPSGVMI; encoded by the coding sequence ATGGTCATAGTAGGAATAGGTAATATATTACAAAAAGATGATGGATTAGGTGTATATGCAGCAACATATTTACAAGAAAACTATACCTTTTCTCAAAATATTAAGATTATTAATGGTGGAGTTGAAGGAATACATTTATACAATGTTCTTGAAGATAATACTCATATAGTAATCTTAGATTGTTTACAGTTGAATGATACTCCTGCTTCAATCTACGCTATTCCTGCGAAAGAGATTTCTGGATATGGTCTTAACAATGGTGGTGCTCATGAAATAGGCATTTTACAATGTATGGATATGATGGAACTTCAAGGTAAAGAAATCCCAGAATCAATAGTAATTGGAATAATTCCAGCAAGAGTTACTTTTGAATTTGGATTAAGTCAAGAGCTTTTAGATGCTTTTGAAGGATATATTTCTGTTGTATTACAGTACTTAAAAAAACAAGGTATTGAAGCTACAAAAGTATCTTCGCATACAACATTACATCAAATCATAGATAAAGCAAAAGATCCATCAGGAGTTATGATTTAA
- a CDS encoding 7TM diverse intracellular signaling domain-containing protein: protein MVKLLFLFMLVITSFSSEIIVLENDDEYSVIPNIQIYNSLESVDINVISKNSTNWTKSNDNQLNFGYGNKSYWLKFEVINKLEKDFFLEFNLTTIDLINIYKFKQNILISEYKTGLDKPFSSRPFISNKFIMPLDLEENEKYTIYIELKNSFKPNTYSFKLSSHKQIHSEMISRNIFNGIIIGILLVMLFYNFLLYIFTKYKPYRFYLVYIFSVIALSITLLNYGYMYLYPDNMILNKILISLAEVLVPISMILFLKDILDIKRPSITNKTLNLFLYLHLIIIVIQIQNIAISYEYIYLSSQVGTFFTGITIFYLTFIIIKEIIAKNKLAKLLLVAWFFPLTTLTLYIINRFNYFIDIDCINKIVQFSFVIELILMSLLIAYKIKNIQEEKDKLVDSNQLKDLELLKQSKYASMGELLQYITHQWKQPLMRINSILLNIESKMDTSKDNLLISKCALILLNLKLIICLKL from the coding sequence GTGGTTAAATTATTGTTTTTATTTATGTTGGTTATTACATCTTTTTCATCTGAAATTATTGTTTTAGAAAATGATGATGAATATAGTGTTATTCCAAATATTCAAATATATAATAGTTTAGAAAGTGTAGATATAAATGTCATTTCTAAGAATTCTACTAATTGGACAAAAAGCAACGATAATCAATTAAATTTTGGTTATGGAAACAAAAGCTATTGGTTGAAGTTTGAAGTTATTAATAAGTTAGAAAAAGATTTTTTTCTTGAGTTTAATTTAACTACTATTGATTTAATTAATATTTATAAATTTAAGCAAAATATATTGATTTCAGAGTACAAAACAGGACTGGATAAACCTTTTTCAAGTAGACCTTTTATTTCAAATAAATTTATAATGCCACTTGATTTAGAAGAAAATGAAAAATATACTATTTATATTGAACTTAAAAACTCTTTTAAGCCAAATACTTATTCTTTTAAACTATCTTCACATAAACAAATACATAGTGAAATGATTTCTAGAAATATATTTAATGGAATTATTATAGGTATTCTACTAGTAATGCTTTTTTATAATTTTCTTCTTTATATTTTTACTAAATATAAACCCTATAGGTTTTATTTAGTATATATTTTTTCAGTAATTGCACTAAGTATAACACTTTTAAATTACGGATACATGTATCTATATCCTGATAATATGATTTTAAATAAAATATTAATAAGTTTAGCAGAAGTACTAGTTCCTATAAGTATGATTTTATTTTTAAAAGATATTTTAGATATTAAAAGACCAAGTATCACTAATAAAACTTTGAATTTATTTTTGTACCTTCATCTTATTATAATTGTAATACAAATACAAAATATTGCCATAAGCTATGAATATATTTACCTAAGCTCGCAAGTTGGTACTTTCTTTACTGGAATTACTATTTTCTATTTAACTTTTATAATTATAAAAGAAATAATAGCTAAAAATAAATTAGCAAAATTATTACTTGTTGCCTGGTTTTTTCCTTTAACTACTTTAACTTTATATATAATAAATAGATTTAATTATTTTATTGATATTGATTGTATAAATAAAATAGTTCAATTTTCATTTGTTATTGAACTAATTTTAATGTCATTACTTATTGCTTATAAAATAAAAAATATTCAAGAAGAAAAAGATAAACTTGTAGATAGTAATCAATTAAAAGACTTAGAATTATTAAAACAATCAAAATACGCTTCCATGGGAGAACTACTACAGTATATAACTCATCAATGGAAACAACCTTTAATGAGAATCAATTCAATTCTTTTAAATATAGAATCAAAAATGGACACTTCTAAAGATAATTTACTTATAAGTAAATGCGCCTTGATTCTATTGAATCTGAAACTGATTATATGTCTAAAACTATAA
- a CDS encoding methyl-accepting chemotaxis protein produces MLSKINTKKKLLLFPSIFVVIVLSVGILYSYWSNVSNTKIDAAIKTDIFVQDVLKGRISVYQFLRAPNEINAQKVRDIFNSLNLDVSNFKNGLDLKKNKLICDEIVSSSTKYIQHFDDFANKRITDFKNGIKDETAELKLIISKMVKVGLVLEKKISEININALELKKESNGFLNELLIIVVLISIIVFLIVSLYISSVIVKSLTDFNNGLISFFSYLNRETNEVKLLNASSKDEFGKMAEVVNTNIEKTKKGIDEDRELIDETITVLSEFEQGDLSQRLNLCVSNPSLMELKNVLNNMADNFETNIDNVLNILEEYSNYHYLNKITTKDLKKHLLKLSNGVNTLGDSITQMLVENKTNGLTLDESSDILLANVDKLNISSNEAASSLEETAAALEEITSNIRNNTENIAKMATYSNDVTKAAQDGEKLANQTTTAMDEINVQVNSINEAITVIDQIAFQTNILSLNAAVEAATAGEAGKGFAVVAQEVRNLASRSAEAAKEIKSIVENATKKANDGKEISSKMIIGYKELNQNISQTINLITDIEMSSKEQLMGIEQINDAVTQLDQQTQKNAMVASETHDVSIITDEIAKLVVRSTDEKEFEGKDQIKAKSMKSNSNTSYSISKDTISKEI; encoded by the coding sequence ATGTTGAGTAAAATTAATACTAAAAAGAAATTATTATTATTTCCAAGTATTTTTGTAGTTATAGTACTATCTGTTGGTATACTTTATAGTTATTGGAGTAATGTATCAAATACAAAAATAGATGCTGCAATAAAGACAGATATTTTTGTACAAGATGTGCTAAAAGGTAGGATATCAGTTTATCAGTTTTTAAGAGCACCAAATGAAATTAATGCACAAAAAGTAAGAGATATTTTTAATTCATTAAATTTAGATGTTTCAAATTTTAAGAATGGATTAGATCTTAAAAAAAACAAACTTATATGTGATGAAATCGTTTCAAGTTCAACAAAATATATTCAACATTTTGATGATTTTGCTAATAAAAGAATAACTGACTTTAAAAATGGAATAAAAGATGAAACAGCGGAACTTAAACTTATAATTTCTAAAATGGTAAAAGTTGGTTTAGTATTAGAAAAGAAAATAAGTGAGATTAATATAAATGCACTTGAACTAAAAAAAGAATCAAATGGATTTTTAAATGAATTATTAATTATAGTAGTTTTAATTTCTATTATAGTTTTTTTAATAGTTTCATTATATATCTCTTCTGTGATTGTAAAATCATTAACAGATTTCAATAATGGATTGATATCTTTCTTCTCATATTTAAACAGAGAAACAAATGAAGTTAAACTCTTAAACGCCTCATCAAAAGATGAATTTGGGAAAATGGCAGAAGTAGTAAATACAAATATTGAGAAGACTAAAAAAGGTATAGATGAAGATAGAGAATTAATTGATGAGACGATAACTGTTCTTTCAGAGTTTGAGCAAGGTGATTTATCTCAAAGATTAAATCTTTGTGTTTCTAATCCATCATTAATGGAATTAAAAAACGTATTAAACAATATGGCAGATAACTTTGAGACAAATATTGATAATGTACTTAATATACTTGAAGAATATTCAAATTATCATTACTTAAATAAAATCACTACTAAAGATTTGAAAAAACATCTTTTAAAACTGTCAAATGGTGTTAATACTCTTGGTGATTCAATAACTCAAATGCTTGTTGAAAATAAAACTAATGGTTTAACATTAGATGAAAGTTCTGATATATTATTAGCAAATGTTGACAAATTAAATATAAGTTCTAATGAAGCGGCAAGTTCTTTAGAAGAAACAGCTGCGGCATTAGAGGAAATTACTTCAAATATTAGAAATAATACAGAAAATATTGCAAAAATGGCTACATATTCTAATGACGTGACAAAAGCAGCTCAAGATGGTGAAAAATTAGCAAATCAAACAACAACTGCTATGGATGAGATAAATGTGCAAGTTAATTCAATCAATGAAGCAATTACTGTGATTGATCAAATAGCATTCCAAACTAATATTCTCTCTTTAAATGCAGCCGTAGAAGCTGCAACTGCAGGTGAAGCTGGTAAAGGTTTTGCTGTTGTTGCACAAGAAGTTAGAAATCTTGCAAGTAGATCTGCTGAAGCTGCAAAAGAGATAAAAAGTATAGTAGAAAATGCAACAAAGAAAGCAAATGATGGAAAAGAAATATCATCAAAGATGATTATAGGATATAAAGAGTTAAATCAAAATATTTCTCAAACAATAAATTTAATTACTGATATTGAGATGTCAAGTAAAGAACAATTAATGGGTATTGAGCAAATAAATGATGCGGTAACACAACTTGATCAACAAACGCAAAAAAATGCTATGGTTGCATCTGAAACACATGATGTGTCAATAATTACTGATGAAATTGCAAAACTAGTTGTTCGTAGTACAGACGAAAAAGAGTTTGAAGGAAAAGATCAAATTAAGGCTAAAAGTATGAAATCAAATTCTAATACATCATATTCAATATCAAAAGATACTATTTCTAAAGAAATTTAG
- a CDS encoding ATP-binding protein: MSKTIRTFSQYFHPYKEKASINLYSLINEIISFYKKTLSSIEIRFHINCDNKNIETIGFKEEYKEVILIILNNAYDAFKQMNTKNKNITCTISTIGNKPFLSIENNGKKIDENDINKVFEPYYSTKNQNENDGMGLYIAKMIIEDSMNKEITIKNTKDGVRFTIIG, translated from the coding sequence ATGTCTAAAACTATAAGAACATTTTCGCAATATTTTCATCCTTACAAAGAAAAGGCATCAATAAATTTATACTCACTAATCAATGAAATCATTTCTTTTTATAAAAAGACTCTTTCTTCTATAGAAATTAGATTTCATATAAATTGCGATAATAAAAATATAGAAACTATAGGATTTAAAGAAGAATATAAAGAAGTAATATTAATTATTTTAAATAATGCTTATGATGCATTTAAACAAATGAATACAAAGAATAAGAATATAACTTGTACAATTAGTACAATTGGAAATAAGCCATTTTTATCAATTGAAAATAATGGGAAAAAAATTGATGAAAATGATATAAATAAAGTTTTTGAACCATATTACTCAACAAAAAATCAAAATGAAAATGATGGAATGGGTTTATATATTGCGAAAATGATTATAGAAGATAGTATGAATAAAGAGATTACAATAAAGAACACTAAAGATGGTGTTAGATTTACAATTATAGGATAA
- a CDS encoding enoyl-CoA hydratase-related protein, which yields MKILLLVTSFNSVTQAIHTKLIDSNHIVSVCFAIEEKQTLKEIEEFDPDLILCPFLKSYISSIIYDRYPVFIFHPGPRGDRGPNSLEHALKSHTKKWGLVVFQANKEYDGGNIYAQESFDVRNTYKASIYRKEIVRASLNALDTLLENIKNDNFVEQILNPIHKKLTKEDKTINWTIDTTQEIIEKVNLCDSFPGLLDDILDLPCYLYGVHKEEKLKGKPKEILAKRDGAICLGTVDAALWISHLKEPNGFKLPSTYVLKEKLKGIKEERLPLIFDKSYKTFYELSVDKKDNVTYLHFNFHNGAMNTAQCIRLKYAIEYIKTQCDVLVLMGGEDFFSNGIHLNILEDSKKQGEDGWANINAMNDVVHAILYASEVVTIASFCANAGAGGFFMGLACDYVVGKEGIVLNPHYKTLGLSGSEYHTYSLAKRVRKDVADKLLNDCLPISITEGKNMGIVNEVFSHNKYLESLHSFAISKYDEEFLWDKEEFLEENTQMIEVLKEEELKIMHSEFWDKESKFHNLRYEFVNKISPLQTPSRLRIEMIKDYKNA from the coding sequence ATGAAAATTCTTCTTTTAGTTACATCTTTTAATTCTGTTACTCAAGCTATACATACAAAACTTATAGATTCTAACCATATTGTATCTGTATGTTTTGCAATAGAAGAAAAACAAACACTAAAAGAAATTGAAGAGTTTGACCCAGATTTAATTCTTTGTCCTTTTTTAAAAAGTTATATCTCTTCTATCATTTATGATAGATACCCTGTCTTTATCTTTCATCCAGGTCCAAGAGGAGATAGAGGTCCAAACTCTTTAGAACATGCCTTGAAAAGTCATACTAAAAAATGGGGTTTAGTAGTTTTTCAGGCAAATAAAGAATATGATGGTGGAAATATTTATGCACAAGAAAGCTTTGATGTTAGAAATACTTATAAAGCTTCTATTTATAGAAAAGAGATTGTAAGAGCTTCTCTTAATGCTTTAGATACTTTGTTAGAAAATATAAAAAATGATAATTTTGTAGAACAAATATTAAATCCAATTCATAAAAAGTTGACAAAAGAAGATAAAACTATAAATTGGACAATAGATACAACACAAGAAATAATAGAAAAAGTCAATCTTTGTGACTCTTTTCCTGGTTTACTTGATGATATATTAGATTTACCTTGTTATTTATATGGAGTACATAAAGAAGAAAAACTAAAAGGTAAGCCTAAAGAAATTTTAGCAAAAAGAGATGGAGCTATATGTTTAGGAACAGTTGATGCAGCTTTATGGATAAGTCATCTAAAAGAACCTAATGGTTTTAAATTACCTTCAACTTATGTGCTTAAAGAAAAACTAAAAGGCATAAAAGAAGAACGATTACCTCTTATTTTTGATAAAAGTTATAAAACATTTTATGAGTTAAGCGTAGATAAGAAAGACAATGTAACTTATTTACATTTTAATTTTCATAATGGTGCAATGAATACGGCTCAGTGTATTCGTCTTAAGTATGCAATTGAGTATATAAAAACTCAATGCGATGTTTTGGTTCTAATGGGAGGAGAAGATTTCTTCTCTAATGGAATACATTTAAATATTTTAGAAGATAGTAAAAAACAAGGCGAAGATGGGTGGGCTAATATAAATGCAATGAATGATGTAGTTCATGCGATACTTTATGCTAGTGAAGTTGTTACTATAGCTTCTTTTTGTGCAAATGCAGGAGCTGGTGGGTTTTTTATGGGACTTGCTTGTGATTATGTTGTTGGAAAAGAAGGTATAGTACTTAACCCTCACTATAAGACATTAGGATTAAGTGGAAGTGAATATCATACGTATTCTTTAGCTAAAAGAGTTAGAAAAGATGTAGCAGATAAATTACTTAATGATTGTTTACCTATATCTATTACAGAAGGTAAGAATATGGGTATAGTTAATGAGGTATTTAGTCATAATAAGTATTTAGAATCACTTCATAGTTTTGCAATATCAAAATATGATGAAGAATTTTTATGGGATAAAGAAGAATTTTTAGAAGAAAATACACAGATGATTGAAGTATTAAAAGAAGAAGAACTTAAAATAATGCATTCGGAATTTTGGGATAAAGAAAGTAAGTTTCATAACTTACGCTATGAATTTGTAAATAAAATAAGCCCATTACAAACACCTTCAAGGTTAAGAATAGAAATGATAAAGGATTATAAAAATGCATGA
- the hypA gene encoding hydrogenase/urease nickel incorporation protein HypA encodes MHEYSVVQALLNQCEEVAKQNDASKVIKIIVKIGVMAGIEIHLLKVAFDTFKEGTICEDSELIINPQKLKLECKECGNIFEVEEVRYFCIKCESLRVKILDGEDMHLMSLEMK; translated from the coding sequence ATGCATGAATATAGTGTTGTTCAAGCTTTACTAAATCAATGTGAAGAAGTAGCTAAGCAAAATGATGCTAGCAAAGTTATAAAGATAATTGTCAAAATTGGTGTTATGGCTGGTATTGAAATACATCTTTTAAAAGTTGCTTTTGATACATTTAAAGAGGGAACAATATGTGAAGACTCAGAGCTGATTATTAATCCTCAAAAACTGAAACTTGAATGTAAGGAATGTGGGAATATTTTTGAGGTAGAAGAAGTTCGTTATTTTTGTATAAAATGTGAAAGTCTTAGAGTTAAAATACTTGATGGGGAAGATATGCACCTCATGAGTTTAGAAATGAAATAA
- a CDS encoding EAL and GGDEF domain-containing protein — protein sequence MFKSMETAIDASGILVYSIDLETNEIIYANKNAKDIFGNVVGKTCYKVLQKNQKNPCSFCPITNQLTTSFPHSLESTYQWANKNSLNNEHYMFISHITKSEDNRKVNMQLGINITKEKVLEEKILEEKDNFITFFKTLINSTLEGIMVYDENLNCFQTNTIAPKLLSYKNDEMINKYLFDFIAPSSFNLIKNIIHEHNQEVYEVELLTKKGLILPVNLRIKELTLLGKKIKIVAIIDISEEKRKEKMILELAQYDSLTKIPNRSLFKKQLLTMAKRNRRSNSYGAILFIDLDHFKMVNDTKGHNIGDMVLIETTKRIQKVLRQTDLLSRLGGDEFIIALDLNESNKEDVINNVNFVAEKILEEIKKPYLISNFDLRLTASIGIVLFKDENQKIEDLMSFADTAMYNAKENGKNKYSYFDPQLQQIIKEKADLTKCLRDAIENEKMAVYYQLQILIKNNQDKIIGVEALIRWKDKEKGIISPDQFIPLAEETALIIPLGNWIIKEVMKQLKEWENDSIKKDWRISINISYRQFEQENFLEILTSLIEEYKINPSKLRLELTENLLIKDTQNVLRKINHLHKMGITLSIDDFGTGYSSLAYLKQLSINELKIDQSFIRDLVVDPNDSIIVETMLSIGSKFNLEVIAEGVETKEQHSKLSSMGCNLFQGYLFGKPSLPKFL from the coding sequence ATGTTTAAATCTATGGAAACAGCCATTGATGCATCTGGAATTTTAGTCTATTCAATTGATTTAGAAACTAATGAAATAATTTATGCTAATAAAAATGCTAAAGATATTTTTGGCAATGTTGTTGGAAAAACATGCTATAAAGTTTTACAAAAAAATCAAAAAAACCCTTGTTCTTTTTGTCCTATTACAAATCAATTAACAACTTCTTTCCCTCATTCTTTAGAAAGTACTTATCAATGGGCAAATAAAAATTCTTTAAATAATGAACATTATATGTTTATAAGTCATATAACAAAATCTGAAGATAACCGTAAAGTTAATATGCAGTTAGGAATTAATATTACTAAAGAGAAAGTTTTAGAAGAAAAAATTTTAGAAGAAAAAGACAATTTTATAACATTCTTCAAGACTCTAATAAATTCTACTCTTGAAGGAATTATGGTTTATGATGAAAATCTAAATTGTTTTCAAACTAACACAATAGCTCCAAAATTATTATCTTATAAAAATGATGAAATGATAAATAAATATCTATTTGACTTTATTGCTCCTTCCTCTTTTAATTTAATAAAAAATATAATTCATGAACATAATCAAGAAGTTTATGAAGTAGAATTACTTACGAAAAAAGGATTAATACTTCCTGTAAATTTAAGAATAAAAGAATTAACACTTTTAGGAAAAAAAATAAAAATAGTTGCAATCATAGATATAAGTGAAGAAAAGAGAAAAGAAAAAATGATTTTAGAGTTAGCACAATATGATAGCTTAACTAAAATCCCTAATCGTTCTTTATTTAAAAAACAGTTACTAACTATGGCCAAAAGAAATAGAAGAAGTAATTCTTATGGCGCGATACTATTTATAGATTTAGATCATTTTAAAATGGTTAATGATACAAAGGGCCATAATATTGGAGATATGGTTTTAATTGAAACAACTAAAAGAATACAAAAAGTATTAAGACAAACAGACTTATTATCTAGATTAGGTGGTGACGAATTTATAATTGCTCTTGATTTAAATGAAAGTAATAAAGAAGATGTAATTAATAATGTAAATTTTGTAGCAGAAAAGATTCTTGAGGAAATAAAAAAACCTTATCTAATATCAAATTTTGATTTAAGATTGACTGCAAGTATTGGAATAGTTTTATTTAAAGATGAAAATCAGAAGATAGAAGACCTAATGAGTTTTGCCGATACTGCTATGTATAATGCTAAAGAGAATGGTAAAAATAAATATAGTTATTTTGATCCTCAATTACAACAAATAATAAAAGAAAAAGCAGATTTGACTAAGTGTTTAAGAGATGCAATTGAAAATGAAAAAATGGCAGTATATTATCAATTACAAATTTTAATTAAAAATAATCAAGATAAGATTATTGGAGTAGAAGCACTCATTAGATGGAAGGATAAAGAAAAAGGAATTATTAGTCCTGATCAATTTATACCCTTAGCAGAAGAAACAGCTTTAATTATACCATTAGGAAATTGGATAATTAAAGAAGTAATGAAGCAATTAAAAGAATGGGAAAATGATTCCATAAAAAAAGATTGGAGAATATCTATTAATATTAGTTATAGACAATTTGAACAAGAAAATTTTTTAGAAATATTAACTTCATTAATAGAAGAATATAAAATTAATCCTTCAAAATTAAGATTAGAATTAACAGAAAATCTATTAATCAAAGATACACAAAATGTTCTTAGAAAAATCAATCACTTACATAAAATGGGTATAACTTTATCAATTGATGATTTTGGTACAGGTTATTCTTCTTTGGCATATTTGAAACAGTTATCAATAAATGAACTAAAAATTGACCAATCTTTTATTCGAGATTTAGTAGTAGATCCTAATGATTCAATCATTGTTGAAACCATGTTATCAATAGGAAGTAAATTTAATTTAGAAGTTATTGCAGAAGGAGTTGAAACAAAAGAACAACATTCAAAGCTAAGTTCGATGGGTTGTAATTTGTTTCAAGGATATTTATTTGGAAAACCTAGTCTTCCTAAATTTCTTTAG